In a single window of the Planctomycetia bacterium genome:
- a CDS encoding HAMP domain-containing histidine kinase yields MNHDASTNVNLSDAEGNVQQHLDNLDHQMAALQQQVQRLQRLASLGTVSSMLAHEFNNLLTPIISHSQFALTRGEPELMRTALEKSLKSGQKMAVLCSKILGMATDDRTGPSVQPIRPIIQEAIECLGRDLEKDGISLVISVPEELHARFSAASLQQVFFNLCLNARQAMLGRTGRLTISAEQIGDRVAIRVADKGSGIRSEHLGSIFQPFFSTKQHEGRLDRGGIGLGLHICRQLMTEQNGEISVESRFGEGATFTLTLPSGG; encoded by the coding sequence ATGAACCACGACGCCTCCACGAATGTCAATCTATCCGACGCCGAAGGCAACGTACAGCAGCACCTCGACAACCTCGATCATCAGATGGCGGCGCTTCAGCAGCAGGTGCAGCGGCTTCAGCGCCTCGCATCGCTCGGCACCGTCTCTTCGATGCTCGCCCACGAGTTCAACAATCTCCTGACGCCGATCATCAGCCACAGCCAGTTCGCCCTCACGCGCGGAGAGCCCGAGCTCATGCGCACCGCGCTGGAGAAGTCGCTCAAGAGCGGTCAGAAGATGGCCGTGCTTTGCTCGAAGATTCTCGGAATGGCGACGGACGACCGGACCGGGCCCTCGGTCCAGCCCATTCGCCCGATCATTCAGGAGGCGATCGAGTGCCTCGGCCGTGATCTGGAGAAGGACGGCATCTCGCTGGTTATCTCGGTGCCCGAAGAACTGCATGCCCGATTCAGCGCGGCGTCGCTTCAGCAGGTGTTCTTCAATCTTTGCCTCAACGCGCGGCAGGCGATGCTGGGGCGGACGGGCAGGCTGACGATCTCGGCGGAGCAGATCGGCGACCGCGTGGCGATTCGCGTGGCCGACAAGGGCAGCGGCATCCGCTCGGAACATCTGGGCAGCATCTTCCAGCCGTTCTTCAGCACGAAGCAGCACGAAGGCCGACTCGACCGCGGCGGCATCGGCCTGGGCCTGCACATCTGTCGACAACTCATGACGGAACAGAACGGAGAGATCAGCGTGGAAAGCCGCTTCGGCGAAGGGGCGACCTTTACGCTGACGCTGCCAAGCGGCGGGTAA
- a CDS encoding CDP-alcohol phosphatidyltransferase family protein, which produces MRVANDPEVSRRKARRHDRVLKTVAVLPSLATLGNLLCGLGAIYVCMLSMQAGGAGRHFSAIDGARLSNFFPSFLAIAAYLLFASMFFDAIDGRLARMTRKTSEFGAQLDSLADVVSFGVAPAVLVLCIAYPGDVTALSGLARAYWRAEWVMAAVFVSCAALRLARFNVESVADESAHMGFRGLPTPGAAGALISLVILHQDLLVGTMSDWTYRLIGRTMPPFAMVLGLLMVSRFGYPHVVNAILRGRRPFRQIVGIVIILLIGLVVQFQLTIALAAILYALSGPVGAAVRKMRGITPGAPAQGEPPAPETTGEPSRQSI; this is translated from the coding sequence ATGAGAGTCGCAAACGACCCGGAAGTATCCCGACGAAAGGCGCGACGACACGACCGCGTGTTGAAGACGGTCGCGGTGCTGCCATCGCTGGCCACGCTGGGGAATCTGCTTTGCGGTCTGGGGGCGATTTACGTCTGCATGCTGAGCATGCAGGCGGGTGGGGCCGGTCGGCACTTCAGCGCGATCGACGGGGCGCGACTGAGCAATTTCTTTCCGAGCTTCCTGGCCATTGCGGCGTATCTGCTTTTTGCATCCATGTTTTTCGACGCGATCGACGGGCGGCTGGCGCGGATGACGCGAAAGACGAGTGAGTTCGGCGCGCAGCTTGACTCGCTGGCGGATGTGGTAAGCTTCGGCGTGGCACCGGCGGTGCTGGTGCTGTGCATCGCGTATCCCGGCGATGTGACGGCGTTATCCGGTCTGGCCCGGGCTTATTGGCGAGCCGAGTGGGTCATGGCGGCGGTGTTCGTGTCGTGCGCCGCGCTTCGGTTGGCGCGGTTTAACGTGGAGAGTGTCGCGGACGAGTCTGCGCACATGGGGTTTCGCGGATTGCCGACGCCGGGCGCGGCAGGGGCGTTGATCAGCCTGGTCATTCTCCATCAGGACCTGTTGGTGGGGACGATGTCAGACTGGACCTATCGGCTGATCGGTCGAACGATGCCGCCCTTTGCGATGGTGCTGGGCCTCTTGATGGTGAGTCGATTCGGGTATCCGCACGTGGTCAATGCCATCCTTCGCGGCAGGCGGCCGTTTCGACAGATCGTCGGGATCGTCATCATTCTTCTCATTGGGTTGGTAGTTCAGTTTCAACTCACGATTGCACTTGCCGCCATCTTGTACGCCTTGAGCGGCCCGGTGGGCGCGGCCGTTCGGAAGATGCGCGGCATCACGCCGGGCGCGCCGGCACAGGGCGAGCCTCCGGCTCCCGAGACGACCGGCGAGCCGAGTCGACAGTCGATTTAG
- a CDS encoding type II secretion system protein — protein sequence MPTCSKTHREQRRPSRRRSAFTLIELLVVLAILGLLVSILLPYLRASREEAKKVKCLANLRTILQASAMYTDDQSGAQLYPWYQAPFHRNYTPTLVTPWVFGGFRAPKPSDAYADSSQYPAQIRPLNKYIDRTAMASPLDFNDRGRDVIKSFICPGDRSNTTSIIGGPAQFTEEEMRSSWEANGSSYSLNTRWLQGYAGYDFASAIHDPVRYAALSSKIARHLVGGNASQFILWSEQGFYGATYNASPEALEDDPMPPSLPQRNGWHRKFSAWSVAFADGHVAHGYFDTRSIYGLGGTIWQPNYVEEVTRR from the coding sequence GTGCCGACCTGCAGCAAAACCCATCGTGAACAACGACGGCCGAGCCGTCGGCGGTCCGCGTTCACACTGATCGAACTGCTCGTCGTCCTGGCGATCTTGGGGCTCCTGGTCTCGATTCTGCTGCCGTACCTGCGGGCCTCTCGCGAAGAGGCGAAGAAGGTGAAGTGCCTGGCGAATCTTCGCACGATTCTGCAAGCCAGCGCGATGTACACCGACGATCAGTCGGGCGCTCAGCTTTACCCGTGGTATCAGGCTCCGTTCCATCGGAATTACACACCGACTCTTGTGACGCCGTGGGTATTCGGGGGCTTCCGGGCGCCGAAGCCCAGCGACGCTTACGCGGACAGCAGCCAGTATCCGGCGCAGATCCGTCCGCTGAACAAGTACATCGATCGAACGGCGATGGCGAGTCCGTTGGACTTCAATGACCGCGGGCGGGACGTGATCAAGTCATTCATCTGTCCGGGCGATCGATCGAATACGACATCGATCATCGGCGGGCCGGCGCAATTTACCGAAGAGGAGATGCGCAGCAGTTGGGAGGCGAACGGGAGCAGCTACTCGCTCAACACGCGCTGGCTCCAGGGCTACGCCGGTTACGACTTCGCCTCGGCGATTCACGATCCGGTTCGGTATGCCGCACTGTCGAGCAAGATCGCCCGGCATCTGGTCGGCGGCAACGCCTCGCAGTTCATCCTTTGGAGCGAGCAGGGCTTCTATGGGGCCACCTACAACGCCTCGCCTGAGGCACTCGAAGACGACCCCATGCCGCCGTCGCTGCCGCAGCGCAACGGTTGGCACCGCAAGTTTTCCGCTTGGTCGGTCGCGTTCGCGGATGGCCACGTGGCCCACGGTTATTTCGACACGCGCTCCATCTACGGCTTGGGCGGCACGATCTGGCAGCCGAATTACGTGGAAGAGGTCACGCGGCGGTAG
- a CDS encoding phosphatidylserine decarboxylase family protein has product MTIAREGLREITISTLVCLVPAVAAAWAASVYSQWLWVPAIVLFAVWVFSIAFFRDPHRVVPTDANVMVSPADGKVTEVTTIEDCDLVGGPAFKVSIFLSVFDVHINRSPCSGRVVSCEHKPGEFLDARHPECGVRNEANTIVIEPTGKIGGPVIVRQIAGLIARRIICRVGPGDTLECGQRIGLIKFGSRTELIVPKASGFNPVVRVGDFVRGGASVMMRCVPEAAPGPRVAMGRRREEPTIA; this is encoded by the coding sequence ATGACCATTGCGCGGGAAGGCCTCCGGGAAATAACAATCTCCACGCTTGTCTGCCTCGTCCCGGCAGTCGCGGCGGCGTGGGCGGCATCGGTTTATTCCCAATGGCTGTGGGTCCCGGCGATTGTTCTTTTCGCGGTCTGGGTCTTCAGCATTGCGTTCTTTCGCGATCCGCACCGGGTTGTTCCTACCGATGCGAACGTGATGGTTTCGCCGGCTGACGGCAAGGTGACGGAGGTCACGACCATCGAGGACTGCGACCTTGTCGGCGGGCCTGCGTTTAAGGTGAGCATCTTTCTCTCGGTCTTCGACGTGCATATCAACCGGTCGCCTTGCAGCGGGCGGGTGGTTTCCTGCGAGCACAAGCCCGGGGAGTTTCTCGACGCCAGGCACCCGGAGTGCGGCGTACGGAACGAAGCGAACACCATCGTTATTGAACCCACAGGCAAGATCGGCGGTCCGGTGATCGTTCGTCAGATTGCGGGGCTGATTGCCCGAAGAATCATCTGCCGGGTTGGTCCGGGGGACACGCTGGAGTGCGGTCAGCGGATTGGACTGATTAAGTTCGGCTCGCGGACGGAGTTGATTGTGCCGAAGGCGTCGGGGTTTAATCCGGTGGTGAGGGTCGGCGACTTTGTACGCGGTGGCGCCAGCGTGATGATGCGATGCGTTCCCGAGGCAGCGCCCGGCCCGCGGGTAGCGATGGGACGACGGCGAGAAGAACCGACGATCGCCTGA
- a CDS encoding tetratricopeptide repeat protein, which produces MRANHVRSGRYPAVFCLGLVVLTSILAFGETTNAPFLNWDDDRNFVANTDFRGVGADQFRWAWNTYHLGVWQPLSWLLLGAQWQVGGMQPVIYRAVSLALHVLNSMLFYLLLRRLLIAAPAKAAVPPDEAIDVAAVAGAVLFACHPLRVEPVVWISCQPYLPAVACYLVSVLAYLHAFSKPHRPRYVWWLASLGCFSAAVMFKAVAVSLPLVLLILDLYVLRRREAGANEPRARWTTLLMEKLPFVLVLIPVSMWAVAAKDFNESRVAWADIHLGERLAQSAYGIVFYLQKTLLPIGLSPYDRMPDDLALTTSRFLICMVLAATVTCVLFMRRRRSPWLLAAWLAYVVILLPNLGVVQFSQQLAADRYSYLGIMPIMAVVAAAIAGLWRRASHRPNTRPALVIALTALSLGSVYGSRTYARHWQNSLSLWQRVLDLDPDCAVAHCNLGDALLRENRTTEASRHFAAAIDLDPNFSFAYANFAALLVRAGRLDDAVFAAQRALAGDSPLRGRDLARAHAILGEAYAAQRRDDLAWHHTLLAKELGFAEAQKMIDYLSRFSSPPTTQPVLSPQN; this is translated from the coding sequence ATGCGTGCCAACCACGTCCGTAGCGGCCGATACCCAGCCGTGTTTTGTCTGGGGCTCGTCGTCCTGACGTCGATCCTCGCCTTCGGCGAAACAACCAACGCCCCATTTCTAAATTGGGACGACGATCGTAATTTCGTCGCCAATACGGACTTTCGCGGCGTAGGCGCCGATCAGTTCCGTTGGGCCTGGAACACTTACCACCTCGGCGTCTGGCAGCCGCTCAGTTGGCTCCTGCTCGGCGCTCAGTGGCAGGTGGGGGGGATGCAGCCCGTTATCTACCGAGCAGTCAGCCTCGCGCTGCATGTGTTGAACAGCATGCTGTTCTACCTGCTCCTTCGTCGTCTCTTAATCGCCGCGCCCGCAAAGGCCGCCGTCCCGCCTGATGAAGCAATTGATGTCGCCGCCGTCGCCGGCGCAGTGCTGTTCGCGTGTCACCCTCTTCGCGTGGAGCCCGTCGTCTGGATCTCCTGCCAGCCCTATCTCCCCGCCGTCGCCTGTTACCTGGTGTCCGTCCTTGCATATTTACATGCTTTCTCAAAGCCGCATCGCCCGCGATATGTCTGGTGGCTCGCCAGCCTTGGCTGCTTCTCCGCCGCCGTGATGTTCAAAGCCGTCGCCGTCAGTCTGCCCCTCGTCTTGTTGATCCTCGATCTATACGTGTTGCGTCGACGCGAAGCCGGCGCAAATGAGCCCCGCGCCCGATGGACGACGCTGCTGATGGAAAAGCTCCCATTCGTTCTAGTCCTGATCCCCGTCTCGATGTGGGCCGTCGCTGCCAAAGACTTCAATGAGTCTCGCGTGGCCTGGGCAGACATCCATCTGGGTGAACGGTTAGCCCAAAGCGCCTACGGTATCGTCTTCTATCTGCAAAAGACCCTCCTCCCCATCGGTCTAAGTCCCTACGATCGAATGCCGGACGACCTTGCGCTAACGACCAGCCGCTTTCTGATTTGCATGGTGCTGGCGGCGACTGTGACGTGCGTTCTGTTCATGCGACGGAGGCGCTCCCCCTGGCTCCTCGCCGCGTGGCTGGCCTACGTCGTCATCCTGCTGCCCAATCTCGGCGTCGTGCAGTTCAGTCAGCAATTGGCCGCCGACCGCTACAGCTACCTCGGCATCATGCCGATCATGGCCGTCGTCGCCGCCGCAATCGCCGGCCTATGGCGCCGCGCGTCCCATCGCCCCAACACGCGCCCCGCGCTCGTCATCGCCCTGACCGCGCTCTCTCTTGGTAGCGTCTACGGCTCAAGGACCTACGCACGCCACTGGCAAAACTCCCTCAGCCTCTGGCAGCGCGTGCTCGATCTCGATCCCGATTGTGCCGTCGCCCACTGCAATCTCGGCGATGCCCTCCTTCGCGAAAACCGCACGACCGAGGCCTCCCGCCACTTCGCCGCCGCCATCGACCTCGATCCCAATTTCTCCTTTGCCTACGCCAACTTCGCCGCGCTCCTCGTCCGCGCCGGTCGTCTGGACGACGCCGTCTTCGCCGCCCAGCGAGCCCTCGCCGGCGATTCTCCGCTCCGCGGTCGCGACCTCGCTCGGGCCCATGCGATACTCGGCGAGGCCTACGCCGCCCAGCGCCGCGACGACCTCGCCTGGCATCACACCCTGCTGGCAAAGGAACTGGGTTTCGCCGAGGCGCAAAAGATGATCGACTATCTCAGCCGATTCTCATCGCCCCCGACGACTCAGCCCGTGCTTTCGCCGCAAAATTAG
- a CDS encoding thrombospondin type 3 repeat-containing protein: protein MPCEGGGFAYAGDETTCRYAASDSGQITSPVVYIPSNATNVTLTYCSRLQTRAGLDFASVQVNGVSVLTESGGTGAVEDKMLDLSSFAGSTVRIQFTFQASSTPIVGNFLGWQIDDVRLTVPLLSDFDTDGVLDECDNCPMVANSTQADTDGDGIGNACDNCPNIANANQADGDGDGVGDLCDNCPMTPNTNQADTDGDGVGNVCDNCPDHANPNQANNDGDSHGNACDNCPNVTNENQTDADGDGIGNLCDNCINVPNSNQFDADFDGIGDACDNCVFAANPDQADSDGDGIGDACDNCPTGGNPVTGQPVKLDAGLYATQHPIITVGGTLEPGAQFAATGGTPPYHFKWSILSGPQIDGVISGDETTDPVISSVTPGAYVVQVEAFDSMGCSVKTVFTMSVTTSPIFSIVPPGGLGAACGLCGATSAVTLAMCFIGTWVIRRTRKGPG from the coding sequence ATGCCCTGCGAAGGCGGCGGGTTCGCATATGCCGGTGATGAAACGACCTGCAGGTATGCGGCGTCGGACTCTGGTCAGATTACGTCGCCGGTCGTTTACATACCGAGCAATGCGACCAACGTCACGCTGACTTACTGTTCGCGGCTTCAGACGCGCGCCGGCCTCGACTTTGCAAGCGTGCAAGTCAACGGGGTGAGCGTTCTGACGGAGAGCGGCGGGACCGGGGCGGTTGAGGACAAGATGCTCGACTTGTCCAGCTTCGCGGGCTCGACGGTTCGTATTCAGTTCACGTTTCAGGCGAGTTCGACGCCGATCGTGGGCAACTTTCTCGGGTGGCAGATCGATGATGTGCGGCTGACCGTGCCGCTGCTTTCCGATTTCGACACGGATGGCGTGCTGGACGAGTGCGACAACTGTCCGATGGTTGCGAATTCGACACAGGCCGACACCGATGGCGATGGTATCGGCAATGCCTGTGACAATTGTCCGAACATTGCCAACGCCAACCAGGCGGATGGCGATGGGGACGGCGTCGGCGACCTGTGCGACAACTGCCCCATGACGCCCAACACGAATCAGGCGGACACCGACGGCGACGGCGTTGGAAATGTCTGCGACAACTGCCCGGATCACGCCAACCCCAACCAGGCGAACAACGACGGCGACTCGCACGGCAACGCCTGCGACAATTGCCCCAACGTCACGAATGAGAACCAGACCGATGCCGATGGAGATGGAATCGGCAATCTGTGCGACAACTGTATCAACGTGCCGAATTCCAATCAGTTCGATGCCGATTTCGACGGCATCGGAGACGCCTGCGACAATTGCGTCTTCGCTGCCAATCCGGACCAGGCCGACAGCGACGGCGACGGGATCGGCGACGCATGCGACAACTGCCCGACGGGCGGTAATCCGGTTACGGGGCAGCCGGTGAAACTCGATGCGGGGCTCTATGCGACGCAGCACCCGATTATTACGGTCGGGGGGACGCTGGAGCCCGGAGCGCAGTTTGCCGCGACGGGCGGGACGCCACCTTATCATTTCAAATGGTCGATCCTCTCCGGTCCGCAGATTGACGGCGTCATCAGCGGTGATGAGACGACAGACCCGGTGATCAGTTCGGTGACGCCGGGCGCGTATGTTGTGCAGGTTGAGGCTTTCGACAGCATGGGATGCAGCGTGAAGACTGTGTTCACGATGTCGGTGACGACGTCGCCGATTTTCTCGATTGTTCCGCCGGGCGGGCTGGGTGCAGCGTGCGGCCTTTGCGGGGCAACGAGCGCGGTAACACTGGCGATGTGTTTCATCGGAACGTGGGTCATCCGACGAACTCGCAAGGGCCCCGGCTGA